cttcccaaaaggaaaaagtgacAAAGAGTTGCTGTCCTCCTTCAATCAGCAAGAgaataagaaaattaaagagaaaaaaaggggaaaatccATGAATTTCGTACTCTTCCCTTCATCACCAGCTGCTGCAATCACCAACTCTGCAGTTTCTGCATCTTTCTACGTTTGTCCTAACGTCTCCTTTGGACCACCATTGTTGAAATTCAGCAGAAGAATATCATGTCCCCTTATCGGAGCTTCTGCGGAGTCTCAAGACTCGTTGCCGGAACTGGTCACCGAAACCGGAGTCATAGTCATCGGCGCCGGACTCTCCGGCCTATCGGCGGCAGCTCACCTTTCGGCCCGGAAAATTCCGTTTCTCCTCCTCGAGGCATCCGATGCCGTCGGCGGCCGCGTTCGGACCGACAAGGTAGACGGCTTCCTTCTTGACAGAGGATTTCAGATCTTCATCACAGCCTATCCTGAGGCAAAAAGGATGCTGGACTACGAAGCTCTGGATCTCCAAAAGTTCTACTCCGGCGCCCTGGTCTACTTCAACGGCGAGTTCCACCGCGTCGCCGATCCGTTTCGCCATTTCGGGGACTCATTAACCACGGTCGCCAATCCAATTGGAAACTTAACCGACAAGCTCTTGGTTGGCCTGAACAGAATCACTGCTTCTAGGGCGTCTGATCAAGAGATCTTCTCCGCGCCCGAGGTAACGATCAGCGAGACATTGAAGAGCATTGGCTTCTCCGATTCGATCATCGACAGATTCTTCCGACCCTTTTTCGGCGGCGTCTTTTTCGATAAAGATCTCGTGACGTCTTCAAGACTCTACGACTTCATCTTCAAGTGTCTCGCGTTGGGCGACAACACACTCCCCGCAAATGGGATAGCCGCAATTCCGGATCAACTGAGCTCGAAACTGCCTCCTGACTCTGTTTGGTTTGGAGCCAAAGTTGCGAAAATCGATTTTCCGGCAGGCATTGTCTTGGAGGATGGAAGAACTGTTAAGAGCCAACACGGCGTGATACTTGCAGTGGAAGAACCTGAGGCAGTTCGGTTGCTGGAAGGCCGGAAGCCGGCGAGCAAACCAGGAAGAAGCACTGTATGTCTCTACTTCTCGGCCGACGATGCGCCTATAAAGGAACCAATTTTGATCCTAAATGGATCGGGTGAGGGACTAGTGAACAACATGTTCTTCGCCACCAACGTCGCGAAATCATACGGACCGGCCGGAAAGACGCTGGTCTCGGCAACCCTCGTCGGCGGATACGACCAGTATCAGGATGAGGAATTGGAAGAGATGGTGAGGAAGGAGCTCGGTGGGTGGTTTGGTAGCAGCACGGTGGGCTCATGGAAGCACTTGAGGACATACAGGATAGGGTTCGCCCAGCCTGACCAGAGGCCGCCGATTGGGTCTAGGTTCAAGTACAGGGACCCACGGGTAGGTGCAGAAATTTATATCTGTGGTGACCATGTCGAGTCTGCAACCTTCGATGGAGCCCTAGTCTCGGGCAGAAGGGCAGCCGAGGCCCTGATAGCAGACAAAGGATTGTAAGTAATTGAGTCTTGGGCTGAGCTATGCAAACACGAcactatctttttctttccctttctttctaaACCCACGTTTGATTCCCCAGATAACGACTGAAtgcttttctttcatatatatatatatatatatatatatatatatatattctggctGTCGAGCTCATGAAGATGTAGCATCAATTGTGATAgaagattgaaagaaaaatataaaaaagaaaagtagtgGACACTTTCATAGCATTAgttcatatgtttttttctcattgtttctcCACAAAAAAATCAGTGACTCATGTATGAACGCTTGTGTGGATAAAAGGATAGCTACGTCCCTCTCATATGTTAGATTTGATATGAATTATTGGGCCGTTAATTTTAAaatgatcatatgaatgagattAAACTAAGAAAATAGAAATCTAGTTCTCTTTTCAAGAGACTTAAATACCATTTAAAGAAGGCAACCTTGTCTTTTTTTAGGGTTATTTCAATCTTTCGAgactgcaattagattttcactttttcaatgttt
Above is a window of Nymphaea colorata isolate Beijing-Zhang1983 chromosome 8, ASM883128v2, whole genome shotgun sequence DNA encoding:
- the LOC116258428 gene encoding uncharacterized protein LOC116258428 codes for the protein MNFVLFPSSPAAAITNSAVSASFYVCPNVSFGPPLLKFSRRISCPLIGASAESQDSLPELVTETGVIVIGAGLSGLSAAAHLSARKIPFLLLEASDAVGGRVRTDKVDGFLLDRGFQIFITAYPEAKRMLDYEALDLQKFYSGALVYFNGEFHRVADPFRHFGDSLTTVANPIGNLTDKLLVGLNRITASRASDQEIFSAPEVTISETLKSIGFSDSIIDRFFRPFFGGVFFDKDLVTSSRLYDFIFKCLALGDNTLPANGIAAIPDQLSSKLPPDSVWFGAKVAKIDFPAGIVLEDGRTVKSQHGVILAVEEPEAVRLLEGRKPASKPGRSTVCLYFSADDAPIKEPILILNGSGEGLVNNMFFATNVAKSYGPAGKTLVSATLVGGYDQYQDEELEEMVRKELGGWFGSSTVGSWKHLRTYRIGFAQPDQRPPIGSRFKYRDPRVGAEIYICGDHVESATFDGALVSGRRAAEALIADKGL